A portion of the Flavobacterium limnophilum genome contains these proteins:
- a CDS encoding VIT1/CCC1 transporter family protein: MDLSKLKGQLQTEVDTAFLYESIAAIQADENLGRVLQSLSEIEKGHAKHILDKVRKFDPNHVMPLPSSRAKFQLKLGKLFGYNSIISSLSNVEKQFAVNAIKNKIEKGEKPNGFEHNHLNIIEAVNNNAALNVSGGLLSKFESRHKSVGGNALRAAVLGSNDGLVSNMSLVMGVAGAAVSNNTILLTGIAGLMAGAISMALGEWLSVQSSRELNQRQIDLETEELEASPEEEKKELVLLYQAKGMNVVEAQKLADKAFENPDTAIDAIITEELGIDKEELGGSAWEAAIASFILFAIGAIIPLYPFMILDGKNAIFLSIASSIVGLFGIGAAITLLTGKSILFSGFRQVAFGLAAAAVTYGIGTLIGVSLAG; this comes from the coding sequence ATGGATTTAAGCAAACTAAAAGGACAATTGCAAACCGAAGTTGACACAGCCTTTTTATACGAAAGCATTGCAGCCATTCAAGCAGACGAGAATCTGGGTCGCGTTTTGCAAAGTCTGTCCGAAATAGAAAAAGGTCACGCAAAACACATTTTGGATAAAGTCAGGAAGTTCGACCCCAATCACGTAATGCCTTTGCCTTCTTCGAGAGCAAAATTCCAACTGAAATTAGGGAAGCTCTTCGGCTACAATTCCATTATCAGCAGTTTGTCGAATGTTGAAAAACAATTTGCCGTAAACGCCATCAAAAACAAAATCGAAAAAGGGGAAAAACCCAATGGATTTGAACACAATCATCTAAATATCATTGAAGCCGTAAACAACAATGCGGCCTTGAATGTTTCAGGCGGATTGTTGTCCAAATTTGAAAGTCGTCATAAATCTGTTGGAGGAAATGCTTTGCGTGCCGCTGTTTTAGGATCGAATGATGGACTGGTTTCCAACATGAGTTTGGTTATGGGTGTTGCCGGAGCGGCAGTTTCCAACAACACCATTTTATTGACAGGAATTGCAGGTCTTATGGCTGGTGCCATTTCAATGGCTTTGGGCGAATGGCTTTCGGTGCAAAGTTCGAGGGAATTAAATCAACGTCAAATTGATTTGGAAACGGAAGAACTGGAAGCCTCTCCAGAAGAAGAAAAAAAAGAATTGGTCTTGCTGTACCAAGCCAAAGGAATGAACGTTGTGGAAGCCCAAAAACTAGCCGACAAAGCATTCGAAAATCCAGACACGGCAATAGATGCCATAATTACCGAAGAATTGGGGATAGACAAAGAAGAACTGGGAGGTTCTGCCTGGGAAGCCGCCATTGCTTCTTTCATTCTTTTTGCCATAGGAGCCATTATTCCGTTGTATCCTTTCATGATTTTGGACGGTAAAAATGCTATTTTCCTTAGTATTGCGAGCAGTATTGTGGGGCTTTTCGGCATTGGCGCTGCCATAACATTATTGACGGGAAAGAGCATTTTGTTTTCAGGCTTTAGACAAGTGGCTTTCGGTTTGGCAGCAGCAGCCGTTACTTATGGAATTGGAACTTTGATAGGGGTTTCATTGGCGGGATAA
- a CDS encoding DUF2231 domain-containing protein, with translation MNDAHLHMVVNHFPIIGTILGLGVLMAGLITKKNSVKNTAYVLFVIGALFALASMATGDGAEELVEDLPSVGKQIIHKHEEMAENFAVVMYILGFCSLLGIYFDYKNHVKAKLVAAITLIIAIVAVVFASFVGTSGGEIRHTEIRANATQTVDMDKNDSGNAQGEVEDKD, from the coding sequence ATGAACGATGCACATTTACACATGGTAGTAAACCATTTCCCCATTATTGGGACAATTCTGGGATTGGGAGTTTTAATGGCCGGATTGATTACCAAAAAAAATTCCGTAAAAAATACGGCCTATGTTTTATTTGTTATTGGAGCATTATTTGCCCTTGCAAGTATGGCAACTGGCGATGGAGCGGAAGAATTGGTTGAAGATTTGCCTTCTGTGGGAAAACAAATTATTCATAAACACGAAGAAATGGCAGAAAATTTTGCGGTGGTTATGTATATATTGGGTTTTTGTTCTTTATTGGGAATTTATTTTGATTATAAAAACCACGTCAAAGCGAAATTGGTTGCGGCCATAACATTGATTATTGCAATAGTTGCAGTGGTATTTGCTTCATTTGTGGGTACTTCAGGCGGTGAAATTCGCCACACTGAAATCAGGGCCAATGCTACTCAAACTGTTGACATGGACAAAAATGATTCTGGAAATGCACAAGGAGAAGTCGAGGATAAAGATTAG
- a CDS encoding DUF4258 domain-containing protein, giving the protein MKFVHRFAYYLLGLIMGSFFVAAVFSGKDTRCNYFPNARVLNDLRNKPFHYSDKASQILAEKWIDTADIKNCLKFGDVDFDKSNVQVGNGKLYTIDGKTVKNQEITLEVINYQEKAVLKDIVKK; this is encoded by the coding sequence ATGAAATTTGTACATCGTTTTGCCTATTACCTATTAGGGTTAATCATGGGTTCTTTTTTTGTGGCTGCCGTATTTAGCGGAAAAGATACTCGTTGCAATTATTTTCCCAATGCCAGGGTTTTAAATGATTTGAGAAACAAACCTTTTCATTATTCCGACAAAGCTTCGCAAATATTGGCCGAGAAATGGATTGACACTGCCGACATCAAAAACTGTCTAAAATTTGGCGACGTTGATTTCGATAAAAGCAACGTGCAAGTTGGAAACGGAAAACTATATACAATTGACGGGAAAACCGTTAAAAATCAAGAAATCACGCTCGAAGTGATTAATTACCAGGAAAAAGCGGTTTTGAAAGATATTGTCAAGAAATAA
- a CDS encoding alanine dehydrogenase has protein sequence MAITPFTKQQLLPQEEKLEIERHKCELFIGIPKETSYQERRICLTPDAVNSLTYQGHRVMIEAGAGQSSSYTDKEYSDAGAEITNDVKKVFGCPIILKVEPPSLVEIEMINPESIIISAIQLKTRKKAYFTALTKKKITALAFEYIKDEDGSYPAVKSLSEIAGTASILIAAELMITNEFGKGLLFGNITGVPPTDVVILGAGTVGEFAAKTAMGLGANVKIFDNSITKLRRLQNHLPQRIFTSTIQPKSLLKALRRCDVAIGAMRGKERCPVIVTETMVEHMKKGAVIVDVSIDTGGCFETSEVTTHEKPTFVKNGVLHYCVPNIPSRYSKTASLSISNILTPYLLQIAEDGGIESAIRCNHGLKNGVYLYHGILTNKAIGDWFDLPNNDINLIVF, from the coding sequence ATGGCAATAACCCCATTTACAAAGCAACAGTTGCTCCCTCAAGAAGAAAAACTTGAAATTGAAAGACATAAATGCGAACTTTTTATTGGCATCCCCAAAGAAACCAGTTACCAAGAACGCCGTATTTGCCTTACTCCTGATGCCGTAAATTCGTTGACATATCAAGGACATCGCGTGATGATAGAAGCCGGAGCAGGCCAAAGTTCCAGTTATACAGACAAAGAATATTCCGATGCCGGCGCCGAAATTACCAACGATGTCAAAAAAGTATTTGGTTGCCCGATTATTTTAAAGGTTGAACCACCCAGTTTGGTAGAAATAGAAATGATCAATCCCGAATCCATCATCATTTCGGCCATCCAATTAAAGACCAGAAAAAAAGCCTATTTTACGGCTTTGACCAAAAAGAAAATTACCGCACTTGCCTTTGAGTACATTAAGGACGAAGACGGGTCTTATCCAGCGGTAAAGTCCTTGAGCGAAATTGCAGGAACCGCCTCGATACTGATTGCAGCCGAATTAATGATTACCAATGAATTTGGAAAAGGATTGTTGTTCGGCAACATTACCGGAGTTCCTCCTACTGACGTCGTTATTCTGGGTGCAGGAACCGTTGGGGAATTTGCTGCCAAAACGGCCATGGGCTTGGGAGCCAACGTTAAAATTTTCGACAATTCGATTACCAAATTAAGACGATTGCAAAACCATTTGCCCCAACGAATTTTCACTTCGACCATTCAACCCAAGTCCTTGCTAAAAGCCTTGAGAAGATGCGACGTTGCCATTGGCGCGATGCGGGGCAAAGAGCGTTGTCCAGTTATCGTAACCGAAACGATGGTCGAACACATGAAGAAAGGGGCCGTAATTGTTGACGTAAGCATTGATACCGGGGGTTGTTTTGAAACCTCGGAAGTGACCACTCACGAAAAACCGACCTTTGTCAAAAATGGCGTACTGCATTATTGCGTGCCCAATATTCCTTCCCGTTATTCTAAAACGGCCTCTCTGTCCATCAGCAACATCCTCACCCCCTATTTATTGCAAATTGCCGAAGACGGAGGAATAGAAAGCGCCATCAGGTGTAATCACGGTTTGAAAAATGGCGTCTATTTGTATCATGGAATCCTTACCAACAAAGCCATAGGCGATTGGTTTGACTTGCCCAACAACGACATTAATTTAATCGTGTTTTAA
- a CDS encoding GNAT family N-acetyltransferase yields the protein MNLDSRIVIVPFSPDLKEAIKNLNLEWLEKKFKVEPQDELMLSNPQGEIIDKGGMIFYAKYDGKIVGTASLLKIDETTFELSKMAVTDAVQGLGIGNQLMEHCIKIAREKKIKKLVLYTNRKLSPALNLYIKYGFQEVGMAESLYERADVKMELTL from the coding sequence ATGAATCTAGATAGCAGGATTGTCATTGTTCCTTTTTCACCCGATTTGAAGGAAGCCATTAAGAACTTGAATTTAGAATGGCTCGAAAAAAAATTCAAAGTTGAGCCCCAGGACGAGCTTATGCTTTCAAATCCCCAAGGTGAAATTATTGACAAAGGCGGGATGATCTTCTATGCTAAATACGACGGCAAAATTGTTGGCACGGCATCGTTGTTGAAAATAGACGAAACCACTTTTGAATTGAGCAAAATGGCGGTGACAGATGCCGTTCAAGGGCTCGGAATTGGCAATCAACTTATGGAACATTGCATTAAAATAGCAAGAGAAAAGAAAATAAAGAAACTGGTTTTGTACACCAACAGAAAATTGTCGCCTGCCCTAAATTTGTATATAAAATATGGTTTTCAAGAAGTAGGCATGGCAGAAAGTCTTTACGAAAGAGCCGATGTAAAAATGGAACTCACTCTTTAA
- the tsaE gene encoding tRNA (adenosine(37)-N6)-threonylcarbamoyltransferase complex ATPase subunit type 1 TsaE, whose protein sequence is MNITFSLDEINNVAQQILEQNPNKVMLFHGEMGVGKTTLIKILAKTLGVNDATSSPTFSLVNEYQTIDNQTVYHFDFYRLKNEVEALDMGADEYLYSGNWCFIEWAEKIPSLIPDSHSTISIHILPDGNRLLSLT, encoded by the coding sequence ATGAATATCACTTTTTCATTAGACGAAATTAACAACGTTGCCCAACAAATCTTGGAACAAAATCCAAATAAAGTCATGCTTTTCCACGGCGAAATGGGTGTTGGAAAAACGACCTTGATTAAAATTTTGGCTAAAACTCTTGGTGTAAATGACGCTACCAGCAGTCCTACTTTTTCTTTAGTTAATGAATATCAAACTATTGACAATCAAACGGTTTATCATTTTGATTTTTACAGGTTAAAAAATGAAGTGGAAGCCTTGGACATGGGAGCCGATGAATATTTGTATTCCGGAAATTGGTGTTTTATTGAATGGGCCGAAAAGATTCCAAGCCTTATTCCAGATTCGCATTCGACTATTTCCATCCACATACTTCCTGACGGCAATCGTTTGTTGTCATTGACTTAA
- a CDS encoding response regulator yields the protein MDKIKILWVDDEIDYLKPHILFLEKKNYSVTTCNNGRDAIDIFENNNFDIVFLDENMPGMSGLETLSEMKEKKSSIPMIMITKSEEEYIMEEAIGSKIADYLIKPVNPNQILLSLKKNLDHSRLISQKTTLDYQKEFRKISMEMAMVNSYEDWIELYKKLIFWELELENIDDQGMIEILESQKAEANSQFGKFIERNYEDWFAPKADKPVQSHTLFRELVVPEITKKDKPILFVVIDNLRYDQWKVFESVVGNHYKLEKEVPYYSILPTATQYARNAIFSGLTPLEMEKQFPQYWKNDPEEGGKNLYEAEFLTAQLKRLGLNIKQDYFKITNLAGGKKLVESFKALKNNDLVTVVYNFVDMLSHAKTEMDVVKELASDDKAYRSLTLSWFKNSPLLEIIQQAQKLGFKLILTTDHGTINVKNPSKVVGDKNTSLNLRYKTGRSLTYEQKDVYAVKEPKNIGLPTINMSSSYIFAKNDLFLAYVNNYNHYVSYYKNTYQHGGISLEEMIIPFLVFNPK from the coding sequence ATGGACAAGATAAAAATACTTTGGGTCGATGACGAAATCGATTATTTGAAACCACATATATTATTCCTGGAAAAGAAAAATTACAGTGTCACCACCTGCAACAACGGGCGTGACGCGATTGATATTTTCGAGAACAATAATTTCGACATTGTTTTTCTGGACGAGAACATGCCGGGAATGAGCGGCCTGGAAACGCTATCGGAAATGAAGGAAAAGAAATCCTCCATCCCGATGATCATGATTACCAAGAGCGAGGAAGAATACATTATGGAGGAAGCCATTGGTTCCAAGATTGCCGATTATTTGATTAAACCCGTGAATCCGAACCAGATTTTGTTGAGTTTGAAAAAGAATTTGGATCACTCCCGATTGATTTCGCAGAAAACAACTTTGGATTATCAGAAGGAGTTCCGCAAAATTTCGATGGAAATGGCGATGGTCAATTCCTATGAGGACTGGATCGAATTGTACAAAAAATTGATTTTCTGGGAATTGGAACTCGAAAACATCGACGACCAAGGGATGATTGAAATATTGGAATCGCAAAAAGCGGAAGCCAATTCGCAATTCGGGAAATTCATCGAGCGCAATTACGAAGATTGGTTTGCCCCAAAAGCCGATAAACCAGTGCAATCCCACACTTTGTTCCGGGAATTGGTGGTTCCTGAAATCACCAAAAAAGACAAACCTATTTTGTTTGTGGTCATCGATAATTTGCGTTACGACCAATGGAAAGTTTTTGAAAGCGTGGTGGGCAACCATTACAAACTGGAAAAAGAAGTGCCGTATTACTCCATTTTGCCAACGGCGACACAATATGCCCGAAACGCCATTTTCTCGGGTTTGACGCCGCTTGAAATGGAGAAACAGTTTCCACAATATTGGAAAAACGATCCCGAAGAAGGCGGAAAAAACTTGTATGAAGCCGAATTTTTGACCGCACAATTAAAACGATTGGGGTTGAACATCAAGCAGGATTATTTTAAAATCACCAATCTTGCCGGAGGAAAAAAACTGGTAGAAAGTTTCAAAGCCTTAAAAAACAATGATTTGGTCACGGTAGTTTACAATTTTGTTGACATGCTTTCGCACGCCAAAACCGAAATGGACGTGGTAAAAGAATTGGCCTCGGACGACAAGGCTTATCGCTCGTTGACTTTGAGCTGGTTCAAGAATTCGCCTCTTCTGGAAATCATTCAACAGGCGCAAAAACTGGGTTTCAAGTTGATCTTGACCACCGACCACGGCACCATCAACGTGAAAAATCCTTCGAAAGTGGTGGGCGACAAAAACACGAGTTTGAATTTGCGCTACAAAACAGGGCGCAGCTTGACCTACGAACAAAAAGATGTTTATGCCGTGAAAGAGCCAAAAAATATCGGTTTGCCTACCATAAATATGAGCAGTTCTTATATTTTTGCAAAAAATGACTTGTTTTTGGCTTATGTCAACAACTACAATCATTATGTGAGTTATTACAAAAATACGTATCAGCACGGCGGCATTTCATTGGAAGAAATGATTATCCCGTTTTTAGTTTTTAACCCGAAATAA
- a CDS encoding GmrSD restriction endonuclease domain-containing protein — protein sequence MREPELSTGAEKIDKIINRINSGDIKIPAFQRAYVWKQNQILDLLDSIVRNYPIGSVLLWSTVEHLNHTRNIAGYKIPNSSEEYPVNYVLDGQQRISSIYATFSDKTEQDLESTKYNPNLNIFEIYYNFSIKSFLPKSEVNPNANDTIYLRDFLNGAKLIDSLQILDSQFHNDAKELYSKFINYELPVVTIKHREKSEVGIIFERINNTGTKLTTLDLMTAWTWTDDFHLLESMNELQEELEEKNFGDLTPNILLQTISGLIQNNTTTKAVTELSGELVRDNWKNFCESLRKTIDFLSSELNCLHLDFLPFQQQIIALTKFFSISGMPTAEQQKELKKWFWKTSFSNRYSTGQTTDKMNVDIQRIIEIRNNNFAEVNNLKYSTTKNELIETKFSKGNPLTRAFLLLMAQHSPLDLIKNSKIDIANSLSKYNRKQYHHVFPNAFLKKQGFPQSKIFSVTNFCFLPADSNKKISSKKPSDYFFNIIPQSDFVKILSSNLVPVKKELYQTDNYNDFLEKRAELIIVEIDNVTN from the coding sequence ATGAGAGAACCTGAATTATCTACAGGCGCCGAAAAAATTGACAAAATCATTAATAGAATTAACTCTGGAGATATTAAAATTCCAGCCTTTCAAAGAGCCTATGTCTGGAAACAAAACCAAATCCTTGATTTACTTGATAGTATTGTAAGAAATTATCCAATTGGCAGTGTTTTGCTTTGGAGTACAGTTGAGCATTTAAATCACACTCGTAACATTGCTGGTTATAAAATTCCAAATAGTTCTGAGGAATATCCAGTAAATTATGTCTTGGACGGACAACAAAGAATTTCATCTATTTATGCAACTTTTAGTGACAAAACTGAACAAGATTTGGAAAGTACCAAATACAACCCAAATCTTAACATTTTTGAAATTTATTATAATTTCTCTATAAAATCGTTTTTGCCAAAAAGTGAAGTTAACCCGAACGCAAATGATACAATTTATCTTAGAGATTTTCTAAATGGCGCTAAACTGATTGATTCACTTCAAATTCTAGATTCACAATTCCATAATGATGCAAAAGAATTGTATTCTAAATTCATAAACTACGAACTACCAGTTGTGACAATTAAGCATCGGGAAAAAAGCGAAGTTGGAATAATCTTTGAAAGAATAAATAATACTGGAACAAAATTAACTACATTGGATTTAATGACCGCTTGGACTTGGACTGACGACTTTCATTTGCTAGAGTCTATGAATGAGTTACAAGAAGAATTAGAAGAGAAAAATTTTGGAGACTTGACTCCTAATATTTTACTTCAAACAATTTCAGGTCTTATTCAAAATAACACAACAACCAAAGCTGTTACAGAATTAAGCGGAGAATTGGTAAGAGATAATTGGAAAAATTTCTGTGAATCCTTAAGAAAAACTATTGATTTCCTTTCTTCTGAACTTAATTGTTTACATCTTGATTTTTTACCGTTTCAACAACAAATTATAGCATTAACTAAGTTCTTTAGTATTTCAGGAATGCCAACAGCTGAACAACAAAAAGAGTTAAAAAAATGGTTTTGGAAAACTTCATTTTCAAATAGATATTCAACAGGTCAAACGACAGACAAAATGAATGTTGATATTCAAAGAATAATAGAAATACGAAATAATAATTTTGCAGAAGTAAACAATTTAAAATATTCTACAACCAAAAATGAATTAATTGAAACAAAATTTTCAAAAGGAAATCCATTAACGAGAGCTTTTCTGCTTCTAATGGCACAACATTCACCTTTGGATTTAATAAAAAATTCAAAGATAGATATTGCAAATTCTCTTTCTAAATACAATCGCAAACAATATCATCACGTATTTCCTAATGCTTTTTTGAAAAAACAAGGTTTTCCACAATCAAAAATATTTAGCGTAACCAACTTTTGCTTTTTACCAGCAGACAGCAACAAAAAGATTTCAAGTAAAAAACCTTCAGACTATTTCTTCAATATAATTCCACAAAGCGATTTTGTCAAAATACTATCTAGCAATTTAGTTCCCGTAAAAAAAGAATTGTATCAAACAGATAATTATAACGATTTTTTAGAAAAAAGAGCAGAGCTAATAATAGTTGAAATTGATAACGTAACGAATTAA
- a CDS encoding glycoside hydrolase family 11 protein, translated as MKKKLFTHIVLTVLLFISTQATTAQTITKNQTGTHDGYYYSFWNQGGGGTVAMTLGPDGNYSTTWSNATNFTAGKGWAKGSPDRAIHFSGHFDGGKNGYLAVYGWTRNALIEYYVVENYGAWTPPGGVSKGSFTSDGGTYNIYETTRTQQPSIDGTQTFQQYWSVRTTRRSSGTVTFANHVAAWKSKGMILGSSWDYQIMESEGYYSSGSSTITVSEGSAK; from the coding sequence ATGAAAAAGAAACTATTTACACATATTGTGCTTACGGTATTGTTGTTTATTTCAACACAAGCAACAACCGCACAAACTATTACAAAGAACCAAACTGGAACTCATGACGGGTATTATTATTCTTTTTGGAATCAAGGTGGTGGCGGAACTGTTGCAATGACTTTAGGACCCGATGGCAATTATAGCACCACTTGGTCTAATGCTACCAATTTTACCGCTGGAAAAGGCTGGGCCAAGGGAAGTCCAGACAGAGCTATCCACTTTTCAGGTCATTTCGACGGTGGAAAAAATGGCTATTTAGCAGTGTATGGCTGGACAAGAAATGCACTCATAGAATATTATGTTGTAGAAAACTATGGTGCTTGGACTCCTCCTGGCGGAGTTTCAAAAGGCAGCTTTACCAGTGATGGCGGAACTTATAACATTTATGAAACCACAAGAACTCAACAGCCTTCTATTGATGGGACTCAAACTTTTCAGCAATATTGGAGCGTTCGCACTACAAGAAGGTCAAGCGGAACGGTAACTTTTGCCAATCACGTAGCCGCTTGGAAGAGTAAAGGAATGATTTTAGGCAGTTCTTGGGATTACCAAATTATGGAATCCGAAGGGTATTATAGTAGCGGAAGTTCTACTATTACTGTAAGTGAAGGTTCAGCAAAATAG
- a CDS encoding tetratricopeptide repeat protein, which yields MKYILLLIALITTNLNAQNVLKFDKRNVQCEDKWVAYQMTKDSIYNFGFIYVDNQAGLTLDYQGDFKIDKKGVFKRMEKTEKQKTASFKYRLQPNNIAIAEIPEEKFKELNIEKIPSWLAIYKIDENSMEYLYGRGFLYNGYQEFEKALTYLEKAEKKNPNYKGLQTELAFSYNALGKFDKAEIALQKEFKINPKDCYTLKELAYTYNHLEKRDKSIETFNKMVSDCGNKAYIQETAYNLAFRYFQLKDKPNFEKWDKEARKWSDKENQFTQNLSQLAIEINKM from the coding sequence ATGAAATATATTTTACTTTTAATTGCCCTGATAACTACAAATTTGAACGCTCAAAATGTGCTGAAATTTGATAAACGAAATGTGCAATGTGAAGACAAATGGGTAGCTTATCAAATGACTAAAGACAGTATTTATAATTTTGGATTTATCTATGTAGACAATCAGGCAGGTTTGACATTAGACTATCAAGGCGATTTCAAAATAGACAAAAAAGGTGTTTTTAAAAGAATGGAAAAGACGGAAAAACAAAAAACAGCTTCTTTTAAATATCGTTTGCAACCCAATAACATTGCAATCGCAGAAATTCCTGAAGAAAAATTCAAAGAATTAAATATTGAAAAAATCCCCAGTTGGTTGGCAATTTATAAAATAGATGAAAATTCCATGGAATATTTATATGGTCGAGGATTTTTGTACAACGGCTATCAAGAATTCGAAAAGGCATTGACCTATTTGGAAAAAGCAGAAAAAAAAAATCCCAATTATAAGGGTTTGCAAACAGAATTGGCATTCTCATACAATGCTTTGGGCAAATTTGACAAAGCTGAAATTGCTTTGCAAAAAGAATTTAAAATCAATCCTAAAGATTGTTATACTCTCAAGGAATTAGCCTATACCTACAATCATCTTGAAAAACGGGATAAATCGATAGAAACATTTAATAAAATGGTTTCTGATTGCGGTAACAAAGCCTATATTCAGGAAACAGCTTATAATTTGGCTTTCAGATATTTTCAACTAAAAGACAAACCTAATTTTGAAAAATGGGATAAAGAAGCTAGAAAATGGTCGGATAAAGAAAACCAATTTACACAAAATCTAAGTCAATTGGCGATTGAAATTAATAAAATGTAA
- a CDS encoding CoA-disulfide reductase, producing the protein MKILIIGGVAGGATAAARLRRLSEANEIIIFEKGEHVSFANCGLPYHIGGVIEERSKLLLHTPTSLKTRFNLDVRVFNEVLKINKEEKTVEARNQITGQTYTESYDKLLLSPGAEPFRPNIPGIDSKKIMTLRNVADMDRIIAQTKDLKNIAVVGGGFIGLEVAENLVEKGLNVTVVELGNQVMAPVDYEFAKMVQHHAAAKNLNILVNTGVEAFEDKGNEIGLKLNNGKTLLADAVIFAIGVKPENALAKAAGLDLGVTGGIAVDEYMQTSDPNIYAVGDAVEVSHYINQAKVLIPLAWPANRQGRIVADNITRGNKIPYAGTLGTSIIKFFDLTVGATGLNEKLLKRYNIPYRTVTVTRANHASYYPGATNIVLKMNFGEDGTIYGAQALGQEGVDKRIDVIATAIKGNLTIHDLQEIEVAYAPPYNSAKDPVNILGYVAENMLNDDVRFINYDQLDDYLSAENAILIDVRTKTEFENGAIPDAINMDVDTLRDNLDFFDKDKKYVIYCQIGLRGYLAQRILRNNNIYSVNLNGGYGLWKPVNS; encoded by the coding sequence ATGAAAATACTTATTATAGGCGGAGTTGCCGGCGGAGCAACTGCAGCAGCAAGATTAAGAAGACTGAGCGAAGCAAACGAGATCATCATTTTCGAAAAAGGCGAACACGTGAGTTTTGCCAACTGCGGCCTGCCCTATCATATTGGCGGTGTCATCGAGGAACGCTCCAAATTGTTGTTGCACACGCCTACTTCCCTAAAAACAAGGTTCAACTTGGATGTCCGCGTTTTTAACGAAGTTTTGAAAATCAACAAAGAGGAAAAAACAGTCGAAGCCAGAAACCAGATAACTGGACAAACTTACACCGAATCCTACGACAAATTATTGCTCTCGCCCGGTGCAGAACCGTTTAGACCCAACATTCCCGGAATTGATTCCAAAAAAATAATGACGCTGCGCAACGTGGCCGACATGGATCGTATCATTGCCCAAACCAAGGATTTGAAAAACATAGCCGTTGTCGGCGGTGGTTTCATTGGATTGGAAGTGGCAGAGAATTTGGTCGAAAAAGGATTGAACGTGACCGTTGTCGAGTTGGGAAACCAAGTCATGGCTCCGGTTGATTATGAATTTGCCAAAATGGTGCAACATCATGCCGCTGCCAAAAACCTGAATATATTAGTAAACACAGGCGTTGAAGCATTCGAAGACAAAGGAAATGAAATTGGATTAAAACTGAATAACGGCAAAACTTTGTTGGCCGATGCGGTTATTTTTGCCATTGGCGTGAAGCCCGAAAATGCCTTGGCGAAAGCCGCTGGACTGGATTTGGGTGTGACCGGAGGAATTGCCGTGGATGAATATATGCAAACTTCTGACCCAAATATTTATGCCGTGGGCGATGCCGTGGAGGTTTCGCATTACATCAACCAAGCCAAAGTATTGATTCCACTGGCTTGGCCAGCCAATCGTCAAGGTAGAATTGTGGCCGACAATATTACCAGAGGAAACAAAATTCCTTACGCAGGCACTTTGGGAACGTCCATCATTAAATTCTTCGATTTGACTGTTGGTGCCACCGGACTCAACGAAAAGCTGTTGAAACGCTACAATATTCCGTATCGAACAGTAACCGTAACAAGAGCCAATCACGCCAGTTATTATCCCGGAGCCACGAATATCGTCCTGAAAATGAATTTTGGGGAAGACGGAACCATCTACGGAGCACAAGCTTTGGGACAGGAAGGCGTTGACAAGCGCATCGACGTGATTGCCACGGCCATCAAAGGGAATTTGACCATTCACGATTTGCAGGAAATAGAAGTGGCTTATGCCCCACCCTATAATTCTGCCAAAGATCCCGTAAATATTCTGGGTTATGTGGCCGAAAATATGCTGAATGACGATGTGCGATTCATCAATTACGACCAACTGGACGACTATCTCTCGGCTGAAAATGCGATTCTAATTGACGTGAGAACCAAAACCGAATTCGAAAACGGTGCCATTCCGGATGCCATCAATATGGACGTGGATACTTTGAGGGACAATCTGGATTTCTTTGACAAAGACAAAAAATACGTGATTTATTGCCAGATTGGTTTGAGAGGGTATTTGGCACAAAGAATTTTGAGAAACAACAACATTTATTCGGTGAATCTCAATGGAGGTTATGGGCTTTGGAAACCGGTGAATAGTTAA